The sequence accggggtagtcagccgtaatggcgactagagcattgtccatgctaagttggtggaacaccccgtcaatcagctccacctttatgtccggatcctcttcggaggccggatcaagggatcgttccggatcctcgggctgtggagttaggcttcgtatgccctccacgtcccggcgcagctcctgcgtcgaaatcacaaagtaaaatacttgacttggaagtatggatcgggtagataaacgtccgcttacccagctccgagggttattcatggagaatccgttcaatggattcgtgcggaggaaagtcctcctcctcccccttgtacaagccggacaggatctttgccagatcggctgccgagcccggccctctgcggccatgacgggtggcgtcgtcttccccgttgaaatcccacatagggtggcccctatattggagtggctgcacccctcgcataatgcacgtggccatgattccaatcatggtcaatccggagtgggccagtaacctaatccggcccatcagataatggacgctcccatcatcctcccgttgagggctccgcgggcgccaactcaggcgtttcttcaagggagcattgctgaagtccgggaggccgatccgaactggatccggcagaggggcgtcctccatgtagaaccattccgaaggccagtcttcggacgccttcttcggggtgccggatagatatccggtcccggcgatgcgccatatttcggctccgcccacttgatatatcgacccctcatgagaacggggtacgaggcaaaacaatctcttccacagcgcaaaatggggctcgatgcccaggaacagctcgcaaagagctacaaagcccgcgatgtgcaaaatggaggcaggtgtgaggtggtgaagctggagtccgtagaactccaggagcccccggagaaacgggtgtatgggaaatccgagtccccttattagataagggacgaagcatacccgctctcctttggaagggttggggacgctctccgcctgctttccaccctgaaggtggccagtccggctcgaaccggaaccatgaaagctgggggaagatatccctcggtttggagcgccactagctcgctgtgtggaactgagcatctcccccaatctcctggcttagggctgggagcgcgagaggaggagccgcgtcgactatccatgatagaatggatttttgtcagaggcgcttcgatgagaacttgcggaaggaggatggtgtgagttggatctagatcctcgcctctcttataggcggctcgttcgcacggctagggggtaaaatgtaaaaataccctagcttttcgcattcatacgacacgtggaagaaggccattattgggcgtagaagccaaggagcgcaacatttataaggaagccggacactattcgacaggaacatgaagtttgaaggagaacccgccttgcaacgccgaagacaatatacgcgccggactcgtcgtcgctgaagcctggttcgggggctactgagggagtcccggactagggggtgtccggatagccgaactatcatcatcggccggactccaagactatgaagatacaagattgaagacttcgtcccgtgtccggatgggactttccttggcgtggaaggcaagcttggcgatacggatatgtagatctcctaccattgtaaccgactcttgtgtaaccctagccctctccggtgtctatataaaccggatggctttagtccgtaggacgaacaacaatcataccataggctagcttctagggtttaacctccttgatcttgcggtagatccactcttgtaacacacatcatcaatattaatcaagcaggacgcagggtttacctccatcaagagggcccgaacctgggtaaaacatcgtgccccttgtctcctgttaccatccgcctagacgcacagttcgggaccccctacctgagatccgccggttttgacaccgacagacgccGTTTTAGAGGAGCAACTTTGGGATGAGAAAGAAGATGGGACATAGTTATATTCTACAAGGTGGTGCGTCCGCCACCATAGCGCCGCCAAGCAAAACCTAAACCTATAATATACATGCCAAAATCACATATTTGGGGTTCCCCCACCCTCTCATTGCTAGAGCGTCCGACGGAGCAAGATAGGACCCATGGCCTTCTAGTGGTGAGACAAGGGAACTCGGCCGCCTCCTTTTCGCATATCACTGAGTTGTAGCAGGGCAGCTATAGTTTGAAACATGCGATATGGTGGTGGATGTAAGAGTCgcgtggaggagagagagagagagaggggggggggagaggactGGGGCTAAAGATTGCGGCGACATGGAGAGGACGACGGTAAGAGTGAGGGAGGGTGCATGTGTGAGGAGCCGAGGAGGGATGAGTGGAAAACAAAAGATTGCACATTATGCCTAAGGCTGAGCCCAAAAGCTTTAGCATGGCGCTTTATATATAttcttttttgaaagatccagTTGGTGCTGGCATTCATTTCattagcaaagagagagagagagtggaaaACTAGTGTTGATCAAGTGATAGGTGGAGTGAAAGAAAAGGAGTTACAGGGCCAGCTTAGagaaactctagcagaccccgcaaaaatccctgacccgcaaaataaccgccaaaatgcgggtcggcACGGAAAATCCCGCCTGGACAGACCACGCAAACGCAGTCGGCCCGCAAATTTTTTTGACGGGCACGGAAAAACCTTGGCCCCAACCCGCGAATACGCGGGTTTCCGCTGCCCTGTATCGCAGTGAAgcggttggcgggagggacatttcagcccgcacCCCTTTCCCCACCTCCTTCCGCTGCAAACCGCCATAGGTCttgcccgtccgccgccgccgattCCGGCCAAATCTGCGGGCGGAATCGCGCCGCGGGGGCATCCCTCACCCTCCACCACCGATACGctgcaccgcccccccccccccccgcggatcCGACGAGAAGAGCCGCCCCTCATCGTTGTCGCCGCCAGGGACCGACCGTCCTcgagccgcccctcgtcgccgcccgggaTCACCCGCCCCACGAGCCGCCAGTTAGTGTTTGTTTGTGCTTCGTGTCGAGCGCTCCGCATAGTTGGTTGACGCGGTGTGCGCTTCTCGTTCATGTAGAAGGAATTGAGCCCGTGCGAGAAGTTTTTGCTCTCTGATTCGTCCGATTCGAACGACTCAGATGTTGAGATGATGCTTTCAAACTTTCAGCAGCAGACATTTTgtaatctaggtttgccattgttcatggtcctgctcgtttttgggataagaggaccttgaagaacaacatgacatgttgtgttatcctTCACAATATGATTCTCGAAGATGAGAGATGCATGAACTTGAAGTTCTTCTACGACAATGCGGGTAGCCGTATCAAACCAGATAGAGACCCTAAtcgcattagagcttttcttcaaacatacaaggatattgaaaatgcaaacacccactttcagcttcaggaggatctcattgagcactATTGGCAAAGGGCTCGACAGTAACAAACTCATTTTTCCATTCTTTTTTATTTGTATTTGTATTCGggacaagttttgtattgcattatttgtatttgtattcggtgatttgaataattatttgtaatgtggatgattgttgtattgtgTTGGTATTGATAATTATGGTGTGGTATTGATATTTGTGGACCGGCGGGATGCGGGATGTAGCGGCGCAAGAGCAGACCTCGCAAAGCCGACCCATAAAAAAGAATATTCCATGAATATTCTTTTATACGGATCCGTTTGGGGGGTCTGCTTCTGCGCCGTCCTCGCCGGCCCGCAAAATCGTTTTTCCGTGAACTGCAAACACGTTTTGCGGGCCGACGGGATGCGGGgtgtgctagagttgctcttagggtGCTCCTACGCTAGCAATTAAATCTATACGATTTGTATGTCACTTGGCAATCTGCATAGAGATAAAAGAGAGCAACACAAGCAAACGAAGCAGTAGTCATCATGATAAAGGTGACGAAACCTCTTTCGATATTCATCCGTCAATTTATGAGTAATGATCATGATTATGAGagtaatatgatgtaaaatacTCCGACTCAATCCTAACATCATTCCTACTATGTCCAAAAGAATGACTCCCATCAACCAGCTCAAAATCAAATTCAAGTGCTTACAAATGACAAGAACCATCGAGGTCTTCCTTTCTCTCTCACCACAGGAGCATCAAGCCACCTGCCGCGGCAGCCAGCAGCCCGAAGCAATTCGCGGCACCGACATGCCCGGCGCTCGTCGAGTCCGCCTTGCCGTTCCGGGCGCCCACTTTGCCGCCGTCCGGGCTGGGGGCGATGTCCGACGCCCCTGACTCCGGcgcgggcgccggcgccggcgccagcgGCGGGTCCTTGCTGAAGAGCTGCATGGGCAGGAGCACCTTGTTGATGGAGTAGACGGCGATGGGCTTGGTGGCGTAGACGCTGCTGGAGATCTTGGGCTTGGACCACATGGACTCGACGCTGATGCTGCCCATGTCGTCGGTGAGGTTGAGCGTGTAGGGCGAGCCGGCGAAGGTGTTCACCGGGTTGAGCGAGCTGAGATTCCTGAACTGCGCCAGCGGGTAGTACTTGGGGAAGGCGTGGTAGAGGAGCAGCGTCTTGAGCTGGTCGCCGGTAAGGTTGGAGAAGGTGGACTTCTTGAGCGCGGCGAACGCCGAGTCCTTGGGGACGAAGATGGTGATGCCCTCGTCGGTCTTGTTGGCCTGGGCCTGGAAGGTCTGGATCACGTTCGTCTTCTGCAGGTAGGTGAGGAAGGTGTGGAACGGGCCGGCCACGTCGAGGAGCGCCGCCAGGTCCACATAGCGCGGGGCcggggccggcgccggcgcgaGGGACGGCGGAATTGACACCGACACCGGCGCTGGCGCCGGTGGACTCTTCTGGGCCGATGCCGGGGAGCAGAGGAGGACGGCCAGCACGGCGGTGGTGAAAACGGCCGCTTTGAACCCCATGATCACCACCGCTTGCTTGCCTTCTCTTCTCCCCTGATCCAATTCCCCTGAGATCACGCAGCAAGTTTCAGAGAGCGTTACAACTTACAACTCAGAAGCTGAATACTTTGTGGTGGTTTGATCTGAATGATCAGCATGTTGCTGCTTGATACTATTATACtaccaagaagaagaaaaacggcAAGATCTATCATCCGTTCGAGTGTATGTTTCAGCATTCAGATCAATAATTTCAACATTTGGTGGTCGATCCACTCACTATCGTGACAAGAAAAATACATTTCAGGCATCAGGATCACTAGATCCAGTGTAGGACCTACTACGCTATTGCGCCGCATAATAGTAAATTAATTGTTACACCTACCAAATCACGATTGCCATATAAAGTAGTTGCTTGAACAAAAAGAAACCGTGTAGATCTCAGCACAAGGACAAAAAGGCCCGAACCAACTACCAAACTGTAACACTTTCCTGCCTGCCTAAACCAAGCGAtcacacaatctctgcttcgacttGAAGAGAAAGCAATGCCATCATGTTGGACACAAACGCAGAAATCTCATCGCCCAAGGATCAAGAACTCTGAGAAAACTACACGAGCATCCTACTAACGAAGTGGCGTGAATTTGCAGTAGACGAAATCATGA comes from Triticum aestivum cultivar Chinese Spring chromosome 5B, IWGSC CS RefSeq v2.1, whole genome shotgun sequence and encodes:
- the LOC100037572 gene encoding fasciclin-like arabinogalactan protein 7, which encodes MGFKAAVFTTAVLAVLLCSPASAQKSPPAPAPVSVSIPPSLAPAPAPAPRYVDLAALLDVAGPFHTFLTYLQKTNVIQTFQAQANKTDEGITIFVPKDSAFAALKKSTFSNLTGDQLKTLLLYHAFPKYYPLAQFRNLSSLNPVNTFAGSPYTLNLTDDMGSISVESMWSKPKISSSVYATKPIAVYSINKVLLPMQLFSKDPPLAPAPAPAPESGASDIAPSPDGGKVGARNGKADSTSAGHVGAANCFGLLAAAAGGLMLLW